In Aegilops tauschii subsp. strangulata cultivar AL8/78 chromosome 3, Aet v6.0, whole genome shotgun sequence, one genomic interval encodes:
- the LOC109745306 gene encoding uncharacterized protein — translation MGSAASTDRAERRRRDRAPGHSGAPDPPAAPPQDPSVPASASEADVSRNGCKVAPEPNDGEETAPLPGSPSFRIYCQKAAQVDALVAEADDENADGDHGDEFASATTDTIMKNDPPQCSGELPKCKEGWLKVRGQTAVGALYSFIACHSKRNSAPPPHPPAAKTPRRPGAAPPAAVAAEPYL, via the exons ATGGGGTCCGCGGCGTCGACCGACAGGGCCGAGCGGCGGAGGCGGGACCGGGCGCCGGGGCACAGCGGGGCCCCCGATCCCCCGGCGGCGCCTCCGCAGGATCCTTCGGTTCCTGCCTCGGCATCGGAGGCGGATGTGAGCAGAAACGGGTGTAAGGTGGCGCCAGAGCCCAACGACGGGGAAGAGACGGCGCCGCTGCCGGGATCCCCCAGCTTCCGGATCTACTGCCAGAAGGCGGCCCAAGTCGACGCTCTGGTGGCCGAGGCCGACGATGAAAACGCGGACGGCGACCACGGCGACGAATTCGCCAGTGCTACTACGG ACACGATCATGAAGAACGATCCTCCACAATGCTCCGGCGAG TTGCCCAAATGTAAGGAGGGGTGGCTGAAGGTCAGAGGCCAGACGGCCGTCGGCGCGCTGTACAGCTTTATCGCCTGTCACAGCAAGAGAAATTcagctcctcctcctcatcctcctgcTGCAAAAACTCCCCGCCGTCCCGGTGCCGCTCCACCAGCTGCTGTTGCTGCAGAGCCCTATCTCTGA